From Orcinus orca chromosome 3, mOrcOrc1.1, whole genome shotgun sequence, a single genomic window includes:
- the MRPL55 gene encoding 39S ribosomal protein L55, mitochondrial isoform X2: MVAKGRLLGLLWQRVVTGAALESRRQLYMSSQRADCNRASLTRVHRQTYARLYPVLLVKKDGSTIHIRYREPRQILTMPVDLDSLSPEERRARFRKREAQVKEKEEEPELGDDFDVEQYKQFWTKK, from the exons CCTGCTCTGGCAGCGTGTGGTGACAGGGGCTGCCCTTGAGAGCCGCCGCCAACTGTATATGTCCTCCCAGCGGGCTGATTGCAACAGAGCCTCACTCACTCGAGTGCACCGGCAGACCTACGCACGCCTCTACCCTGTGCTCCTGGTCAAGAAGGATGGTTCCACCATCCACATCCGCTACCGGGAGCCTCGACAGATACTCACA atgccCGTGGACCTGGACTCTCTGTCCCCAGAGGAGAGGCGTGCACGGTTCCGGAAACGAGAGGCCCAGGtcaaagagaaggaggaggagccaGAGCTCGGTGACGACTTCGATGTGGAGCAGTACAAGCAGTTTTGGACCAAAAAGTGA